The following is a genomic window from Candidatus Rokuibacteriota bacterium.
GAGGGTAGGGCGAGGGGGGTGGAGGCGAGGGGGGTGGAGGCGAGGGGGATGGACGCCGCGTGAGCGGAATGCGTATCGTCTCCTGGAACATCCGCGCCGGTGGCGGCCGGCGCGTCGCAGGCATCGCCGGCCAAATCGCGCGCTGGGCGCCGGATGTCGTGGCGCTTTCCGAGTTCCGCGCCACGCCGCCCAGCGTGGAGCTGGCCGGCGCTCTGGCCGGACACGGGCTCCTGCACCAGCTGAGCACCGCGTCCGCCGCGCTCCCTCGGGCCAACAGCTTGCTCATCGCCTCACGCTGGCCGCTCGCGCGGGTAAGCCTCGCCACCGCGCCCGCCGCCGAGTCGGGCCGCTGGCTCCTCGCACGCATCGCCGGGCCCTGCGCCCTCACGCTGGGCGTGATGCACGTGCCCAACCGCGTGACGGGCCGCAAGTTCCCCTTCCTCGACGCGGTGCTCGGCGTGGCCCACACCTGGCGCCGGGGGCCGGCGCTCCTCGTCGGTGACACGAACTCGGGGCTGATCGACCTCGACGAAGAGGTGCCGGCCTTCATCGTCGAGGAGGACGGCTGGGTCCGCGGCCTTGAGGCCGCAGGCTGGGCCGACGCGTTTCGCCTTCTCCGGGGCGGCGAGCGCGCCTACACGTGGTACTCACCGAACGGCGGCAACGGCTTCAGGATCGACCAGGCCTTCGTGAACCGCGCGCTCCGGCCGCGGCTCAGCGAAGCCCGCCACGAGTGGGGCGCGATCCCCGGCCGCCGTCGGCGGCGCGCGCGCCGTGACGTACTCAGCGACCACGCCGCTCTGGTCCTCGACCTCGACGCCGCCGTGCCGCGCGTGAGGCGCCCTTGATCTCCCGCGAGGCGGGGCTGAGCCGGTGAGGGGGTGGTGGGTTAGAATAGGGTTGCCATGGGCCTCTCCCGCGCCGACCTGAAGCGGTACCTCGATGGGCACCGAGCGGCAGAGCGCGTACTCCGCGCCGAGACCCTGCGTCGTCTCGCGTCGCTCAGCGTGGAGGGAGCGCGCGACGAGTACGACTCCCTGTGCCGCGTATGGCAGGCGTCGCGCGCCCTTGCGGATCCTGCCGGGCTCGACCGGCGGGCGATCGAGGAGCGCGTCGCCCTCCGACGTCGCCTCAGCGGCCCGCGGTGAACCAGCAGTTCGAAACCGCCTGGCGGCTCGATCGCTTCTTCACCAGCCGCGCCATCCCCTACGCGATCATCGGCGGTTTCGCGGTCCAGCGCTGGGGTCAGCCGCGCTTCACCCGGGACGTGGATGTCACCATCCTGCTGCCCCCCGGGAGCGAGACCGCGACACTGCGGGAGATCGTGGCCGCCTTTCCGGCACGGGTCGAGGACCCTGTCGCTTTTGCTCTGGAGCACCGTGTGCTGCCCCTCACCGTGCCGGGCGGCAGCGAGGCTGACGTCAGCCTTGGGCTGCCGGGCTACGAAGAGGAGGTCATCGCCCGCAGCGTGGCGTATGATCTGGGCGGCGATCGAGCCGTGCGGGTCTGCTCCGCCGAGGACTTGGTCATACACAAGGCGCTGGCAGGGCGTGTGCAGGATGTGCTCGACATCGAGGGCATCGTGGCGCGTCAAGGAAAGGCGCTCGACGTCGCGTATGTCCGGCGATGGCTGACTGAGCTGGGTCGCGTCAGCGACGATCCCGAGGTGCCGGCACGCTTCGAGCGCATCTGGGCCGCGATCGGCCCAGCCGGGTAACGACGCATCCGGGCGGATAGCTCAGCTGGAAGAGCACGGCCCTTACAAGGCCGGGGTCGCAGGTTCGAGCCCTGCTCCGCCCACCATCTATTTTCCAGTACTTTCCACGACTTATCGCCCACTTCGGCGCGTCGGTCGGGTGATGGCAAAAGGACAGAAAAGGACACTTTTGGACAGGGCAATGGCAGCGGAATGGCAGCAGAAGTGAGGCGAGACTAATCTCTCGCCCATGACGTAGACTCGGCCCCGCGGGCTAGGCGCCGCCTCATGAACGGCGCCGAACAGCCGGACCTCGCCGGCCCGCCCGCGATTTCTCTCGAGGCGCTCCATGAGGAGGGGCAATGCGCTCCCGTGACACCACCGAGGCGACGCGCAAGGCGCGCGCTCAGGTGCTCAGCGGCGCGCTTGAGCGCCGCGTGGCCCAGCTCGACCAGATGACGTGGGTCAAGCCCGGCCAGTCGCTCGAGCTGTCGACCCGGGCTCGGCGGCGTCTGGCTGCAGCCCGCAGTCTTGCCGGCAAAGATGACTACCTGGACGCGGTGACGGTGTTTCACGATGCCGAGCAGCTCGTGGAGCAGAATCGGCCGGCGTTCCGCGAAGAGCAAGCCCGGGCCCGGGTTCTCGCGCAGCGCAAGGCTGCCGCGATCGAAGGAGGAAAGAAGGTGCATCTCGCGGCCCAGAAGAGGGCCCGGAAGTGGCGGCGGCGGGACAAAGACCTCCAGGAGGATTATCGACAGAAACGCATGGAGTCCTCAGACCTCACGATCCGGATTCGCAGGCTCCGCTATAGATACAGGAGCGAGCGACCACCGGGCGCCAAGACACTCCGCCGCTTTCTGAAGTAGAGGCACAGACCCGCCGGGTGTGTCCCGTCGGGGCTGCTAGGCTGGCGGCCATGGGGAAGATGCTCTTCACCGCCGCCGATGTTCGCGACCTCCTCGCCCTGAAGAACACGGCGGCGGTTGATCGCTTGATCGACGCGAAGGTACTCACTGTTGCCGCCCTGAGCGCGCGCGGCTACCCCCTCTTCGATTTCGAATCAGTCCGCCGCGCCGCCAACAAGGTGGTCTTCGTAGGGCGCGAGGAAATCCCGTCGTCATGAGGCCCGCCCAGCTCGCCCTGGCCCGCGCCGAGCAGCACCTGATCGAGCGGCTCGGACAGCTCGAGGCCAAGGTTAACGCCGGCGATGAGCGCGCGTGGCTCGAGTACGGTCAACTCGCCGCCGCGCTCGCCGCTGTGATGCCGTCGACCGCGCCGGGCGCGAATGGGGAAATGCTGACGACGGCGGAGATGGCGAAGCGGCTCCAGCTCTCAACCAGAACGGTCTTGAGGAAAGTCAAGGCCGGTGAGTTGAAGCCCGAGCGTTTTGGCAAGCGCGGTCCTGGGGCGCTCCGGTGGTCGGCGTGATGGCCGACGGCCGCGCGCGCGTGAGCACGGCCGTCGAGACCCCGCCAGCGGCGAAGCGCGTCTCGCCGTGGGCCGCCCCCTCGGATCAGCATCTCGACGAGGTGGCCCGGTACGTCCGCAGCGCCAAGCGGCGCCTCGCCGACGCCACGCTCAATCCCTCCGACTATCTGCCCGAGCCGGTCCTCAGCGC
Proteins encoded in this region:
- a CDS encoding helix-turn-helix domain-containing protein, producing MRPAQLALARAEQHLIERLGQLEAKVNAGDERAWLEYGQLAAALAAVMPSTAPGANGEMLTTAEMAKRLQLSTRTVLRKVKAGELKPERFGKRGPGALRWSA
- a CDS encoding endonuclease/exonuclease/phosphatase family protein — protein: MRIVSWNIRAGGGRRVAGIAGQIARWAPDVVALSEFRATPPSVELAGALAGHGLLHQLSTASAALPRANSLLIASRWPLARVSLATAPAAESGRWLLARIAGPCALTLGVMHVPNRVTGRKFPFLDAVLGVAHTWRRGPALLVGDTNSGLIDLDEEVPAFIVEEDGWVRGLEAAGWADAFRLLRGGERAYTWYSPNGGNGFRIDQAFVNRALRPRLSEARHEWGAIPGRRRRRARRDVLSDHAALVLDLDAAVPRVRRP